In Puntigrus tetrazona isolate hp1 unplaced genomic scaffold, ASM1883169v1 S000001111, whole genome shotgun sequence, a single genomic region encodes these proteins:
- the onecut2 gene encoding one cut domain family member 2 isoform X2, with protein MKTAYNAYRCLAKDLDAYAMNPEMTMDIGSLSHEQDLMSSHSPHHNRNPGASLRIHQDLTVAPSRSAMVSSMASILDGGGGGGAGGEYRPELSLPLHHAMSMPCDTSPSGMSGTYTTLTPLQPLPPISTVSDKFHHPHHHHHHHHQRFSGNVSGSFTLMRDERTLPAMNNLYSPYHKDMSGMGQSLSPLGNGLGSIHNAQQTLHNYGAHSHDKMLSSNFDAHTAMLARSDQHLSRGLGGPAAGMIPPHLNGMHGHPGHPQSHGPVLASNRDRPLSSSSSSGAPGSGSGQLEEINTKEVAQRITAELKRYSIPQAIFAQRVLCRSQGTLSDLLRNPKPWSKLKSGRETFRRMWKWLQEPEFQRMSALRLAGKTSVQKKRAGPEQRQEQYTKEIAAGFHRPAAADASGHL; from the coding sequence ATGAAGACTGCCTATAACGCCTATCGATGCCTGGCCAAGGATTTGGATGCGTACGCCATGAACCCAGAGATGACAATGGACATTGGCAGCCTAAGCCATGAGCAGGACTTGATGAGCAGCCACAGCCCCCATCACAACCGCAATCCGGGGGCTTCCTTGCGGATACACCAGGATCTGACCGTGGCGCCGTCGCGCTCCGCGATGGTCTCCAGCATGGCTTCGATTCTGgacggcggcggcggcgggGGCGCAGGGGGAGAGTACCGTCCCGAGCTTTCGCTGCCGCTCCATCACGCCATGAGCATGCCCTGCGACACCTCCCCGTCCGGGATGAGCGGCACCTACACCACCCTGACCCCTCTGCAGCCCCTGCCGCCGATCTCCACCGTGTCCGACAAATTCCACCATCCGcaccatcaccaccatcaccaccaccagCGTTTCTCTGGGAACGTGAGCGGCAGCTTCACCCTCATGCGGGACGAGAGGACTCTACCAGCCATGAACAACCTCTACAGCCCCTACCACAAAGACATGAGCGGGATGGGGCAGAGCTTGTCCCCTCTGGGCAACGGCTTGGGCTCCATCCACAACGCGCAGCAGACGCTTCACAACTACGGCGCGCACAGCCACGACAAGATGCTGAGCTCCAACTTCGACGCGCACACTGCCATGCTGGCCAGAAGTGACCAGCACCTCTCCAGAGGCCTCGGTGGCCCCGCGGCGGGCATGATCCCGCCGCACCTCAACGGGATGCACGGGCATCCGGGCCACCCTCAATCCCACGGGCCCGTGTTGGCTTCCAACCGGGACAGAccgctctcctcctcctcctcctccggaGCGCCGGGCTCCGGCTCGGGCCAGCTGGAAGAGATCAACACCAAGGAAGTGGCGCAGCGCATCACGGCCGAGCTCAAGCGCTACAGCATCCCGCAGGCCATCTTCGCGCAGCGGGTGCTGTGCCGCTCGCAGGGCACGCTCTCCGACCTGCTGCGGAACCCCAAACCCTGGAGTAAACTCAAGTCCGGCCGCGAAACGTTTCGCCGCATGTGGAAGTGGTTACAGGAGCCCGAGTTTCAGAGGATGTCGGCCCTTCGGCTTGCAGGTAAGACAAG